The Montipora capricornis isolate CH-2021 chromosome 3, ASM3666992v2, whole genome shotgun sequence genome window below encodes:
- the LOC138043517 gene encoding matrix metalloproteinase-14-like has protein sequence MELAIYQVAFTLTMLFSGSDTKSISFSGQPRVIRANEPSEHSRISQPQSSPDNSSPSERIESKDKVSHFEVVQNRKMCATERSDFPGAPKIKLNFRPKLRFRRYATGPSWYHPVVTWYVPNFTWWTPPLTHTQVKETMAKAFQMWSEVCPLQFRYQDPPVIADIEITFGSWWHNQCPSPFDGRGGVYAHAFFPGSRRIDGDIHFDVDEDWNIDGSKPFPKISFFYVAVHEIGHSLGLKHSHVPNSIMHATYRHTNNVILHNDDINGIQSLYGKCNPSKISSMCESRHYRTHIVVGDYYWALDDRNRNTVRGYPRPVTEVMPNLGYPIDEMFVWPGNKATYIFKGHWYWKYNVQSKTVQGHYYPLRIEQHWPGVQAPIDAATNWDDSSSYFFKGTKVFRYNSSADAVDRVSTIANEFPNLPRNLQRIDTAFKWTTPGGDHQVYLFSGNKFWKTTSLSPPVFSAAYSINDQYHGFQTICVP, from the exons atggaattagctATTTATCAAGTGGCCTTTACACTCACGATGCTGTTTAGCGGATCTGACACGAAGTCCATTAGCTTCTCAGGACAACCTCGTGTGATACGAGCGAATGAACCTAGC GAACATTCTCGCATTTCCCAGCCTCAAAGCTCACCGGATAACTCCTCACCAAGTGAAAGAATTGAATCAAAAGACAAGGTGTCTCATTTTGAGGTCGTGCAAAACCGGAAAATGTGCGCCACTGAAAGATCAGACTTTCCCGGCGCTCCAAAAATAAAACTTAATTTCAGGCCAAAACTGCGTTTCCGTCGTTATGCCACTGGTCCGTCGTGGTATCATCCTGTTGTAACATGGTACGTGCCGAACTTTACATGGTGGACACCTCCGCTTACTCACACTCAAGTCAAAGAAACAATGGCTAAGGCGTTTCAAATGTGGTCAGAAGTTTGTCCGTTGCAGTTCCGATACCAAGACCCACCAGTAATTGCTGACATAGAAATCACTTTTGGCAGCT GGTGGCATAACCAATGTCCCTCGCCCTTTGATGGTCGGGGAGGAGTCTATGCACATGCCTTTTTCCCAGGCTCACGAAGAATCGATGGAGATATACACTTTGATGTCGATGAAGACTGGAATATTGATGGTTCAAAGCCCTTCCCAAAAATATCGTTTTTTTATGTAGCAGTCCACGAGATTGGTCATAGCTTGGGCTTAAAGCACTCGCATGTTCCAAACAGCATAATGCATGCCACTTACCGCCATACAAACAATGTTATCTTACATAACGACGACATCAATGGCATCCAGAGCTTGTACG GAAAATGCAATCCTTcgaaaatatcttccatgtgtGAATCACGCCATTACAGGACTCACATTGTTGTTGGAGACTATTATTGGGCCCTGGACGACCGAAACAGAAACACTGTGCGCGGATACCCACGGCCAGTGACAGAAGTCATGCCAAACCTTGGCTACCCTATTGATGAAATGTTTGTTTGGCCCGGAAATAAGGCAACTTACATATTTAAGGGTCACTGGTACTGGAAGTACAACGTACAAAGTAAAACTGTTCAAGGGCACTATTATCCTCTACGAATTGAACAGCATTGGCCTGGTGTCCAGGCTCCAATTGATGCAGCAACTAACTGGGACGATAGCTCTAGTTACTTTTTTAAGGGTACCAAGGTGTTCAGATACAACAGCAGTGCAGACGCAGTCGATAGAGTCAGCACCATAGCAAATGAGTTTCCGAACCTTCCGAGAAATTTACAACGAATTGACACTGCTTTTAAGTGGACAACCCCAGGCGGGGACCATCAAGTGTACTTATTTAGCGGTAATAAATTCTGGAAGACAACTTCACTAAGTCCCCCTGTATTTTCGGCAGCGTATTCAATCAATGATCAGTATCATGGTTTTCAGACTATCTGCGTTCCTTAG